The following are encoded in a window of Dysidea avara chromosome 4, odDysAvar1.4, whole genome shotgun sequence genomic DNA:
- the LOC136253684 gene encoding uncharacterized protein — protein sequence MSDFNVDSFLSDPSLQVVKKNELCRLVTQHLVDEELVSEEEIDESQSPVVDPSVVELKRLELQDREREREARVKLRELEVREKEMSLQLKLRELEAATVAPSTPSPGPPLPFDVSKHIRFVPPFQEKEVDKYFLHFEKVATSLVWPKNVWMVLLQSVLIGKGREVYSAMSVEQSGQYDNVKQAILKAYELVPEAYRQNFRNCRKQDKQTYREFARDKEALFDRWCASKEVVKDFEKLHQLILVEEFKSCLPNSIKTYIDEQKADSLQQASDRPDRCPGLETHLSLAYSLDEHTCTSRSLIRQRQNMGSGKVQPDLQVISNIEQILCSRPTTDGVSDTFPACVVTRTAARRAQAQQNCAPTNQPDTGSDEGDDQAEDNLSIAQDVLDQAVESQSVLQDRGDQTDDDRGTVQDAGNLPVSSRQLIADQESDQEVNQLAQFAVSEEEAGRQAQCFYLKSGVLMRKWRPRDAPADEEWQVVHQIIVPRKYRGEVLSLAHESPMAGHLGVNKTYSRILTHFYWPHLRKDVSEFCKCCHVCQKVGKPNQTIPVAPLKPIPVCSEPFSQVIVDCVGPLPKTKSEAIPLCNIKAPRIAESLVKFFTLVGLPSLIQSDQGSNFMSSLM from the exons ATGTCAGATTTCAATGTTGACTCGTTTCTTAGCGATCCTTCGCTTCAAGTGGTAAA AAAGAACGAACTCTGTCGGTTAGTCACTCAACATTTAGTAGATGAAGAGCTAGTTTCCGAAGAGGAGATCGATGAATCTCAATCCCCAGTTGTAGACCCCAGTGTCGTAGAGTTGAAGCGTCTAGAGCTTCAAGACCGTGAACGGGAACGAGAGGCTAGAGTGAAGCTTCGCGAGTTGGAAGTACGTGAgaaggaaatgtcactgcaacTGAAGTTGAGAGAATTAGAGGCAGCAACAGTAGCTCCTTCAACACCTTCCCCTGGACCTCCATTACCCTTTGATGTGAGCAAGCACATCCGCTTTGTCCCACCATTTCAAGAGAAGGAGGTAGACAAGTACTTTCTGCACTTTGAGAAAGTGGCCACTAGTCTGGTGTGGCCGAAGAATGTGTGGATGGTTTTGCTCCAGAGTGTGCTTATTGGAAAGGGCAGGGAGGTGTATTCAGCTATGAGTGTGGAACAGAGTGGGCAGTATGACAATGTCAAGCAGGCTATTTTGAAGGCGTATGAGCTCGTTCCCGAAGCCTACCGTCAGAATTTTCGGAATTGTCGGAAGcaggacaaacaaacatacaggGAGTTTGCCAGGGACAAGGAAGCCTTGTTTGATCGTTGGTGTGCTTCTAAAGAAGTAGTAAAAGATTTTGAGAAGCTTCACCAGCTCATACTTGTAGAAGAGTTTAAGAGTTGTTTGCCCAATAGTATCAAAACCTACATCGATGAGCAAAAGGCAGACAGTCTCCAGCAGGCATCAGACCGGCCAGATCGTTGCCCAGGATTAGAGACACACCTTTCACTG GCCTACTCCTTGGATGAGCACACTTGCACCAGCAGAAGTCTGATCCGACAACGGCAAAACATGGGAAGCGGCAAGGTTCAACCTGACTTGCAAGTTATTAGCAACATTGAGCAAATACTGTGTTCAAGACCTACTACTGATGGGGTTTCGGACACTTTCCCAGCTTGTGTGGTGACAAGAACAGCAGCGCGACGTGCTCAGGCACAACAGAATTGTGCACCTACCAACCAGCCGGATACTGGAAGTGACGAGGGAGATGACCAGGCTGAAGACAACCTGTCAATAGCGCAAGATGTACTTGACCAGGCTGTAGAGAGTCAGTCAGTACTGCAGGATCGAGGTGACCAGACTGATGATGATCGCGGAACAGTACAAGATGCAGGTAACCTTCCTGTATCTAGTAGGCAACTCATTGCTGATCAGGAGAGTGATCAAGAGGTTAACCAGTTGGCGCAGTTTGCTGTTAGTGAGGAAGAGGCTGGTCGTCAAGCACAATGTTTCTACCTTAAATCTGGCGTACTGATGAGGAAGTGGCGACCAAGAGATGCCCCTGCTGATGAGGAATGGCAGGTTGTCCACCAGATAATTGTACCCAGAAAGTACCGAGGAGAAGTGCTAAGTTTAGCTCACGAGTCACCCATGGCAGGCCATCTGGGCGTCAACAAGACGTACTCCAGAATTCTCACCCATTTCTATTGGCCACATCTAAGGAAGGACGTCTCCGAATTTTGTAAGTGTTGTCATGTATGTCAGAAGGTTGGTAAACCTAATCAAACGATTCCAGTGGCACCTCTTAAACCCATCCCAGTGTGTAGTGAGCCTTTCAGTCAGGTCATTGTTGATTGTGTTGGTCCTTTACCAAAGACTAAGTCAG AGGCTATCCCTCTTTGTAACATTAAGGCACCCCGAATAGCTGAGTCTCTTGTCAAGTTTTTCACCCTTGTTGGCCTACCTTCCCTGATACAGTCTGATCAAGGCTCCAATTTTATGTCTAGTCTCATGTAA